One window of the Serinus canaria isolate serCan28SL12 chromosome 9, serCan2020, whole genome shotgun sequence genome contains the following:
- the GPR55 gene encoding G-protein coupled receptor 55, giving the protein MQNSSQWAEMTNSSENCSFTAIDSLAWSVQLGLSIPTFILGLLLNSLALSVFCCFWRRQTKTWVYMISLVLADVLLLLSLPPKLYYSVTRVPGLLCSFIQAPYFVNTYISIFIIVCITVDRYICIRHPFEGRAKQSPRWAVVICCSIWAAAWICSIPIFVFQKKEPIKCFHNMSSQTWSVPFIVSVEIFGFLIPLAVMVFCSAQTIWILLNHKTHDKKKKVEERGSLRVIVINLVVFLVCFTPVHLGILLQCLVRQHVIVGCRMKQTISLFLQVSMTFANLNCCLDAIFYYFAAKEFCKKTHLKRVIELCPVFNPCAMRWHCQQWENAPCQDTDSAVPDVAGTGP; this is encoded by the coding sequence GGCAGAAATGACCAACAGCAGTGAGAACTGCAGCTTCACAGCCATTGACAGCCTGGCATGGAGCGTGCAGCTGGGGCTCTCCATCCCCACCTTcatcctggggctgctgctcaaCAGCCTGGCCCTgtctgtgttctgctgcttttggagGAGGCAGACCAAGACCTGGGTGTACATGAtcagcctggtgctggcagacgtcctgctgctcctctcgCTGCCACCAAAGCTGTACTACTCTGTCACCAGGGTGCCTGGCCTGCTGTGCTCCTTCATACAGGCTCCTTACTTCGTCAACACCTACATCAGCATCTTCATCATCGTCTGCATCACCGTGGACAGGTACATCTGCATAAGGCACCCCTTTGAAGGCCGAGCTAAGCAATCCCCCAGGTGGGCTGTGGTGATTTGCTGCTCCatctgggcagcagcctggatCTGCAGCATCCcaatttttgtgtttcagaagaAGGAACCTATTAAATGCTTTCACAACATGTCGAGTCAGACGTGGAGTGTGCCCTTCATCGTTTCTGTGGAAATATTTGGGTTTCTGATCCCGCTTGCTGTGATggttttctgctctgctcaaaCCATCTGGATTCTCCTGAATCACAAAACTCatgacaagaaaaagaaggtagAAGAGAGAGGCTCATTGAGAGTAATTGTCATCAACCTGGTGGTGTTCCTGGTGTGCTTCACGCCCGTCCACCTTGGgatcctgctgcagtgcctggtgAGGCAGCACGTGATCGTGGGCTGCAGGATGAAGCAGACCATCAGCCTCTTCCTCCAGGTCTCCATGACATTTGCCAACCTCAACTGCTGCCTCGATGCCATCTTCTACTACTTTGCTGCCAAGGAATTCTGTAAGAAAACCCACCTGAAGAGAGTCATAGAGCTGTGTCCTGTCTTCAACCCTTGTGCCATGcgatggcactgccagcagtgggaGAATGCCCCTTGCCAGGACACTGACAGTGCTGTCCCTGACGTGGCAGGGACTGGGCCATAG